The genomic DNA TGACGCATGGCGTCCGGACTCAGGACGTCGGGTACAGGGCGTTGGGCGTGGAATTCGCGGACGTTGATGATGTAGTTGAACCACAGACAGATGATGATCAAACATTCGAGCGTGATCAGACCGCGGAGGTAGTCGACTTTCATCATCTTGTCGGGACACTGGTCGGGATCGCAGTAGTCGTGGAGCGCCGTGACCGTGATGAGGAGTACGGCATTACCGATGGAGACCAAGTAGAACGGCGTCCGGCGAATATTTTTCTGGAACACCAAAGATAGGTCAGGTTAGTTCATTCATCACCAACACGTTCAATTATGAATCAAGTTCGGCGATGGGTGGTATCTCTGGTATCTCTGGCATCTCAAGATGACCTAGCCCTAGTCATGACGATTAAACAAAAATTGCTTTGGCATCGGATGCCAGCCACCTAAGGTGATGGATGGAGAAAACCGATGGCTATGGTCGGTTGGGCTAATGACAAAACACGGTCTCAAAATTAGTTTGCGtgcttaaaaaaaatcgagtgACTCATAATTTGAAGTGAAGCTCCACGGATTCAAAAGTGATGGGTGAATCGGCGTCCTATTTAAAAATCTATGTGTGCCTAATGCAGACAGCCTTTCTTGATGGCTCTGGCCAGCCGTATCCATCATGGAAGGATTGGAGCCAATGCCTGAGCTTCTGGCTTCTTCTCCACCATGCCCGAGGTCAGAAGCTCGTCGGGTTGATTTACCGTTTGGAGGTAGAATGCGATGTATCCGCGCAATCGCGATTTCTTGTGCTCCTTCTTGAGGAACTGATCCACGATCAAGTGGATCAGCCAATGAGCCGCGTGCGTGTACACCAGGATGGAAAACGGCTCCAATCGGCACAACTCCAAGGGCTTCGTGTCCGATGGGCGACCTTGGCACAGGATGGGCAACAGGAACACCAACACGATCATGATGGCATTGGCCATGATGGCCACGGCCGTGGCCGGCAACGTGCTCAGCCGCACGAAATGCGAGAACACCGACGACAGATGGGTCGGAGGCGGCGGACCGGCCCCGCCTCCAGTGCCAGGCGTGCCCCTGGCCACAGGGATCCGCTCAGCCCCATCCCGAACCTCCCGAACCTCCTGGCGATGGTCTTGGTCATCCGTGGCATCGATCAAGACCCGTCGATCCGTGGACGACGCCATGATGACCAATCAATTGGAAGTCAGCCAGCCCGTGGATGGGCGTGGAGTCGAGTCTGAAACGACGAGGGCCCACACTCACGAGGAGGCGGGGATATGCCAAGGATGGACAGgcggtgtgtgtgtgtatgtatgtaggtatGGCTAACCGGACGACACACCCGAGGGAGGGCACTCCGGAACTTGCCTACCAATAATGGAGATAATGGAGGAGGCAGGAGTCAGAGGCGCAcaatcagtcagtcagccaagTCCATGAATCCGATCCATCCGATCCTCTTTACGATCCacacctttggctttggctttgaccCAACGAACGTTGGTCAGTCGTGCCTGGCTCTCCAGTCTCCAGTCTCCAGTTTCCAGCTCAACTCTCCCGTGTTCGTGTGTTCTTGAGGTGGTCGTCGTGGCCCTGACTTTAGAGCCTTTAGAGCTTTAGAGCTGGGGCCAGGGCAGGGGGCAAGGGCTAAGGCGTCGGTCTAGTCTGTCAGTCGTCGGCAAATCTATCTGGCTTCAGCGGGACAAAAGGAGAATTTCCAGTCTCAAATCCACCCCAAACCACTTCTCAGGCTTGCCAAATTGACGGTGAGCTTACCAGTCGGCCATCGCCATGCCATGCCTCACGCCCCTCACGCCTGTCACGCCTGACTAGGGGATGGTAGCGGACACCCGTGAGTGTCCCTCAAGTTGTGACACTGATTCGGCCAACATGGATGGCCTCCATCCAGTCAAAGCGCCCCTCACCCGTGCGCTCTCAGTCACTTGTAGAGGGCGTGTCTGGGTGCACAGGGTCGTAGGGTCTGCTGGCTATCACTGGACAGGATTCATAAGCTCTCCGTTACTGATTATTTCTACACATATTTTACCCATACATCTTTCTGGCAAACTATTCCACCAAATGGGGTGGGTCACTAGCATAGTTCAGTGGACATCCACCAAATGATGCTAATCTCTACTCTNNNNNNNNNNNNNNNNNNNNNNNNNNNNNNNNNNNNNNNNNNNNNNNNNNNNNNNNNNNNNNNNNNNNNNNNNNNNNNNNNNNNNNNNNNNNNNNNNNNNNNNNNNNNNNNNNNNNNNNNNNNNNNNNNNNNNNNNNNNNNNNNNNNNNNNNNNNNNNNNNNNNNNNNNNNNNNNNNNNNNNNNNNNNNNNNNNNNNNNNNNNNNNNNNNNNNNNNNNNNNNNNNNNNNNNNNNNNNNNNNNNNNNNNNNNNNNNNNNNNNNNNNNNNNNNNNNNNNNNNNNNNNNNNNNNNNNNNNNNNNNNNggtaaacgttattctccaccgattagttggcggtgctacttttttaaatcttaacctcacccaatcaaacctaatctaaccttacctaacctaacctaacctaacctaacgcgatattaataacccttaaagtctctatctaaaccttttaataTATTGCcacaaatctaaaaatgagcaccgccaactaatcggtggagaataacgtttatctcaACTCAAGGGGGAAGTTTTTCATAAGGTCGCTCTGATCAAGATTGTTGCAC from Tigriopus californicus strain San Diego chromosome 1, Tcal_SD_v2.1, whole genome shotgun sequence includes the following:
- the LOC131889349 gene encoding transmembrane protein 192-like is translated as MASSTDRRVLIDATDDQDHRQEVREVRDGAERIPVARGTPGTGGGAGPPPPTHLSSVFSHFVRLSTLPATAVAIMANAIMIVLVFLLPILCQGRPSDTKPLELCRLEPFSILVYTHAAHWLIHLIVDQFLKKEHKKSRLRGYIAFYLQTKNIRRTPFYLVSIGNAVLLITVTALHDYCDPDQCPDKMMKVDYLRGLITLECLIIICLWFNYIINVREFHAQRPVPDVLSPDAMRHLLVDEASAGPSTDYDDSLFGGTTAAYGSPPERDEILEKQAELIRYLRSHIAAQNEKLLALSQQIPLGGSMSDELADA